In a single window of the Populus alba chromosome 16, ASM523922v2, whole genome shotgun sequence genome:
- the LOC118039341 gene encoding uncharacterized protein: MAATTTTDASPKYRAPTDFHPQIPELSVSENPHDGLHFWQFMVAGSIAGSIEHMAMFPVDTLKTRMQAIVGSGSYPVQNVNVRQACKSIMKNEGAAGFYRGIGAMGLGAGPAHAVYFSVYELCKQYFSRGDPNNSVAHAVSGVCATVASDAVFTPMDVVKQRLQLKSSPYKGVVDCVRRVLVEEGIGAFYASYKTTVVMNAPFTAVHFATYEAAKRGLIEVSPDIADDERLVVHATAGAAAGALAAIVTTPLDVVKTQLQCQGVCGCDRFSSSSIGNVIKIIVKKDGYQGLMRGWIPRMLFHAPAAAICWSTYEASKDFFHRLNGNPEN, encoded by the exons ATGgctgccaccaccaccactgaTGCCTCCCCGAAATACCGGGCCCCTACTGATTTCCACCCCCAGATACCAGAACTCTCGGTTTCTGAAAATCCCCATGACGGTCTCCACTTTTGGCAGTTCATGGTTGCCGGGTCTATAGCTGGTTCCATTGAGCACATGGCTATGTTCCCTGTTGACACTCTGAAAACCCGCATGCAAGCCATTGTCGGTTCCGGGTCATACCCGGTTCAGAATGTTAATGTCCGGCAGGCTTGTAAGtcaattatgaaaaatgaaGGCGCTGCTGGGTTTTATAGAGGTATTGGTGCGATGGGACTTGGTGCAGGACCTGCTCATGCTGTTTACTTTTCAGTTTATGAGCTTTGCAAACAGTATTTTTCTCGTGGGGATCCGAATAACTCTGTTGCTCATGCGGTTTCGGGTGTTTGTGCTACGGTGGCGAGTGATGCTGTTTTTACTCCGATGGATGTGGTGAAGCAGAGGTTGCAGTTGAAGAGTAGTCCGTATAAAGGAGTAGTGGATTGTGTGAGGAGGGTTCTTGTTGAAGAAGGGATTGGTGCGTTTTATGCTTCGTATAAGACTACTGTGGTTATGAATGCGCCTTTTACGGCGGTTCACTTTGCCACTTATGAGGCAGCGAAGAGGGGTTTGATTGAGGTTTCACCGGATATTGCAGATGATGAGAGGTTGGTTGTCCATGCTACTGCTGGTGCTGCTGCTGGTGCTCTAGCTGCTATTGTTACTACCCCTCTCGACGTTGTTAAAACGCAATTGCAATGTCAG GGGGTCTGTGGCTGTGATAGATTTTCTAGTAGCTCAATTGGAAATGTTATTAAGATTATCGTGAAGAAGGACGGATACCAGGGGCTCATGAGGGGATGGATACCCAGGATGCTCTTCCATGCTCCGGCTGCTGCAATTTGCTGGTCTACCTATGAAGCATCAAAAGACTTCTTCCATCGACTCAATGGCAACCCAGAAAACTAA
- the LOC118039342 gene encoding uncharacterized protein At5g01610: MDAILNKVGSYWIGQKANKEFNSVGDDINSLSTSIEGGTKWLVNKLKGKMQKPLPDLLKEYDLPIGIFPRDATNYEFNEETRKLTVFIPSICEVGYKDSSVVRFSTTVTAFLEQGKLADIEGMKTKVMIWVKVSCIVSAGSKLNFTAGMKRTRDRGAYEVLRDGVGVDKF, from the exons ATGGATGCGATATTGAACAAAGTTGGGTCTTATTGGATCGGTCAGAAAGCTAACAAGGAGTTCAATTCTGTTGGCGACGACATCaat TCCTTGTCGACGAGCATTGAAGGAGGAACCAAATGGTTGGTGAACAAGCTCAAAG GAAAAATGCAAAAGCCGTTACCAGATCTGCTTAAGGAGTATGACTTGCCAATTGGAATCTTTCCTCGCGATGCCACCAACTACGAGTTCAATGAAGAGACTCGGAAGCTTACTGTGTTTATTCCCTCGATCTGTGAAGTTGGCTACAAGGACTCATCTGTTGTGCGTTTTTCGACCACAGTAACTGCGTTTTTGGAGCAAGGAAAACTAGCTGATATAGAGGGGATGAAGACTAAAGTGATGATCTGGGTTAAAGTGTCCTGTATTGTATCAGCTGGATCAAAGCTCAACTTCACAGCTGGGATGAAGAGAACCAGGGATAGAGGGGCTTATGAGGTTCTTCGAGATGGGGTGGGCGTAGATAAGTTCTGA